GGTCTGGAATACGATGAAACGCTGAAAATGACACTTCGCATTCCACCTCGAGGTCTTTTGAAGCATTTATGCTCTGGTGCCGTCCATGGTGCTTGTGAACAACGCTGGGCTGCGGCATGATCCGTCTATGCGTTTTATCTTGTGTATTTCAATCCTGCTGGGCCTAGCCTTGCCATACGTGGCCGGGACAGCGGTTGCCAGCCCCGTATTATTTCCTGCCTTGTCGGGTAATGCGAAAGCTCCCGAGCTGCTTGTCTATTCTTCGCTTGATGAGCCGATGGCAAAGCAGATCATTGCGGGCTTCCAGGCGAAAAATCCCGATATCGCGGTGCGCTACGAGGACATGCTGACCAGCGAAATCTACGACCGGATCGTTCAGGAAACCGATGCGGGCAAGACAACAGCGGATTTTGCATTTTCATCGGCGATGGATCTGCAAGTCAAGCTCAGCAATGACGGCTATGCCCAGCGCAGTGACCTGCCGATGAGCGCAAGCTGGCCCGCCTGGGCAAATTGGCGCAACACCGCCTATGCTCTCACATTCGAACCTGCGGTTTTCGTCTACCACAAGCCGAGTTTCGCCAATCAGAAGCCGCCCTCGACGCGGGCGGAGTTCGTGGATTACCTGAAAAGCCAGGGAAATGCCGTCTATGGCCGGATTGGAACCTACGATATCGAGCGTTCAGGGGTCGGCTTTCTGTTCATGGCCCGCGACCAGGAACAATTTGGCGATATCTGGTCGGTGATCCGCAGCATGGGCACGGCGGGCGTCAAGCTCTACTCCAACAGCTCGGCCATTCTGGAGCGCGTCGCCGATGGGCGATTCGTGCTTGGCTATAATATTCTGGGCTCCTACGCTGCCGACTGGGCGTCGCGCCATCCCGATGTCGGCATCGTGCTGCCCAAGGATTATACCGTGGTGATGTCACGTATCGGACTTGTGCCACAGGCGGCTGCATCGCCGGAACTTGGTCGGCGCTATCTGGAATTCTTCATGTCGAAGGAAGGGCAGGGCATCATGGCGCGTGAGCTGCATATCGCGGCGGTTAGTCCCGATGTCGGCGGCGAAAACACTGCCAATACCATGCAATCCCTGCTGGGCGCACAGCTGCGGCCCGTGCCCGTCAGTCCCGGATTGATGGTCTATCTCGATCAGGTCAAGCGTATGCGTCTCATCGCCCGCTGGAACGAGGTTTTGCGATTGCAATAACCCATTGAATTGTGGGGCGTGCGCCGCCGCTTGATAAAACGCAGTGCAATGTCAGCTCGATGACAGCTTTGTATGGTGCGTTCCAGGTCTCGATTATCCGTGGAGGCGGATGATTGCGGCTTGAGGGAGGATACTCAAGGGATGGACGAGCACGGTGTCTTGCCGCGGCTTGCAGGAGGGTCCCGTGACACACTCTTCCTTCGGCATCGACGAACATTGCGCATAGAGGCGCACTCGAAGGAGGACATTATTTTGAAGCAGTTCATTCTCGCAACCATCCTGGCCGGGGCCATGGCGCTGCCGGTCGCAGCGGCCGATTACACCATTATCGCACCTGCCAATCCCGGCGGCGGCTGGGATCAGACGGCCCGCTCGCTCCAGACCGTCCTGCAAAAGGAAGGCATTTCGAAGCGGGTTCAGGTTCAGAATGTGCCAGGTGCTGGCGGCACCATCGGTCTTGCGCAATTCGCAAGCCAGCAAAAGGGCAAATCCAATGCCCTGATCATCGGCGGCTATGTCATGGTGGGCGCAATCCTGACCAACAATGCGCCGGTGACGCTGAAGGACGTAACGCCGATTGCCCGCCTGACCGGCGAATATGAGGCGGTCGTGGTTCCTGCTTCCTCGCCGATCAAGAATGCTGCGGACTTGGTTGCTGCGCTGAAGGCAGATCCGGCCAAGGTTTCCTGGGCAGGTGGTTCTGCCGGCGGTGTCGATCATATCGCAGTTGGCCTGATCGCCAAGGCCGCTGGGGTCGATCCGACCAAGATCAACTATATCGCTTATTCCGGTGGTGGTGAGGCATTGGCCGCTATTCTCGGTGCGCAGGTGACGGCGGGTATTTCCGGCTACGGGGAATTCGAATCCCAGGTCAAATCGGGAACGCTGCGGCTGATTGCTATTTCGAGCGCCG
This portion of the Allorhizobium ampelinum S4 genome encodes:
- a CDS encoding ABC transporter substrate-binding protein, which codes for MRFILCISILLGLALPYVAGTAVASPVLFPALSGNAKAPELLVYSSLDEPMAKQIIAGFQAKNPDIAVRYEDMLTSEIYDRIVQETDAGKTTADFAFSSAMDLQVKLSNDGYAQRSDLPMSASWPAWANWRNTAYALTFEPAVFVYHKPSFANQKPPSTRAEFVDYLKSQGNAVYGRIGTYDIERSGVGFLFMARDQEQFGDIWSVIRSMGTAGVKLYSNSSAILERVADGRFVLGYNILGSYAADWASRHPDVGIVLPKDYTVVMSRIGLVPQAAASPELGRRYLEFFMSKEGQGIMARELHIAAVSPDVGGENTANTMQSLLGAQLRPVPVSPGLMVYLDQVKRMRLIARWNEVLRLQ
- a CDS encoding Bug family tripartite tricarboxylate transporter substrate binding protein; the encoded protein is MKQFILATILAGAMALPVAAADYTIIAPANPGGGWDQTARSLQTVLQKEGISKRVQVQNVPGAGGTIGLAQFASQQKGKSNALIIGGYVMVGAILTNNAPVTLKDVTPIARLTGEYEAVVVPASSPIKNAADLVAALKADPAKVSWAGGSAGGVDHIAVGLIAKAAGVDPTKINYIAYSGGGEALAAILGAQVTAGISGYGEFESQVKSGTLRLIAISSAERIAGIDAPTLKESGLDVVVENWRMVAAAPGLSAEQKAAVSADIDKLAKSEGWKDLLKTKGWQDTYLAGDAFNAQLDKDIAATSTILKDIGLVK